The stretch of DNA TGTTCTATTGTTGGTTTTGTTGCATAAATTTTTGCATTTGGAAAAGCTTGAGCAATAACTGGAAGACCAAAATAGAAATCTGGGTCTCCATGACTTATATATATAGCTTTTAACTCTTTTTTGCTTTTTAAAATTTGTTCAACTACTTTTTTTGCATCTTTTTTTGTGAAATGTGTATCTATTAAAACAGCATCCTTTTTTCCCATAACTAAAATAGAAGCTAAAGAAAAACCATCTTCTCCCGCTCTATAAATCTTATATTCTAATTGTTCACTTGCATATGAAAGAGTGCTTAACAAAAACAATAAACTTACTAATTTGATAAATGCTTTCATTATTTTTCCTTAATACCTTCGATTTCAATATTTAATTTCACCATTTCACCAACAGCAACTCCACCTGCTTCTAAAACAGAATTATATTTTAATCCATAATCAAATCTATTGATTTTTCCACTTAATGCTAAACCAACTCTTGTATTTCCCCATGGATCTTTTATTGTTCCATTATTTTCAAAATCTAATTCAACATCTTTTGTAATTCCATGAATAGTAAGTTTTCCAAAGGCTTTGTTATCTTTGATTTTTTCTAATTTAAAAGTAATATTTTCATATTTTGTTATATCAAAAAAATCATCACCTTTTAAATGATCATCTCTTTTTTTATCATCTGTATTAATTGAAGCAACTTCAATAGTTCCAACTAAAGACTTGATAGTATTTGTTTTTTCATCGTATTCAAATGTTCCAGTAAAATTATCAAATTTTCCTTTCAAATTTGAAATCATCATATGTTTAACTTCAAATCCTACATTTGAGTGTGATTTATCAACAGTATATGTTCCTGCAAATAGTGTTGAAGCTAAAAGTGAACTTGTAATAACTAATTTTCTAAAATTCATATTAATCCTTTTTTATTTTATATTTGAAATCCTATCAAACAAAAACTCAAATTTAGTTTACTAGTAAAATACTTTTAAATTAAATGTAAAGTTCTTGCATAATTAATTTTATTTAACTATAATTCTTTTATGAATATAAATGAATTAGAAA from Arcobacter suis CECT 7833 encodes:
- a CDS encoding YceI family protein — encoded protein: MNFRKLVITSSLLASTLFAGTYTVDKSHSNVGFEVKHMMISNLKGKFDNFTGTFEYDEKTNTIKSLVGTIEVASINTDDKKRDDHLKGDDFFDITKYENITFKLEKIKDNKAFGKLTIHGITKDVELDFENNGTIKDPWGNTRVGLALSGKINRFDYGLKYNSVLEAGGVAVGEMVKLNIEIEGIKEK